The following coding sequences lie in one Loxodonta africana isolate mLoxAfr1 chromosome X, mLoxAfr1.hap2, whole genome shotgun sequence genomic window:
- the KDM5C gene encoding lysine-specific demethylase 5C isoform X7, with product MEPGSDDFLPPPECPVFEPSWAEFRDPLGYIAKIRPIAEKSGICKIRPPADWQPPFAVEVDNFRFTPRIQRLNELEAQTRVKLNYLDQIAKFWEIQGSSLKIPNVERRILDLYSLSKIVVEEGGYEAICKDRRWARVAQRLNYPPGKNIGSLLRSHYERIIYPYEMYQSGANLVQCNTRPFDNEEKDKEYKPHSIPLRQSVQPSKFNSYGRRAKRLQPDPEPTEEDIEKNPELKKLQIYGAGPKMMGLGLMAKDKTLRKKDKEGPECPPTVVVKEEPGGDVKVESTSPKTFLESKEELSHSPEPCTKMTMRLRRNHSNAQFIESYICRMCSRGDEDDKLLLCDGCDDNYHIFCLLPPLPEIPKGVWRCPKCVMAECKRPPEAFGFEQATREYTLQSFGEMADSFKADYFNMPVHMVPTELVEKEFWRLVNSIEEDVTVEYGADIHSKEFGSGFPVSDSKRHLTPEEEEYATSGWNLNVMPVLEQSVLCHINADISGMKVPWLYVGMVFSAFCWHIEDHWSYSINYLHWGEPKTWYGVPSLAAEHLEEVMKKLTPELFDSQPDLLHQLVTLMNPNTLMSHGVPVVRTNQCAGEFVITFPRAYHSGFNQGYNFAEAVNFCTADWLPAGRQCIEHYRRLRRYCVFSHEELICKMAACPEKLDLNLAAAVHKEMFIMVQEERRLRKALLEKGITEAEREAFELLPDDERQCIKCKTTCFLSALACYDCPDGLVCLSHINDLCKCSSSRQYLRYRYTLDELPAMLHKLKVRAESFDTWANKVRVALEVEDGRKRSLEELRALESEARERRFPNSELLQRLKNCLSEAEACVSRALGLVSGQEAGPYRVAGLQMTLAELRTFLDQMNNLPCAMHQIGDVKGFLEQVEAYQTEACEALASLPSSPGLLQSLLERGQRLGVEVPETQQLQRQVEQARWLDEVKRTLAPSARRGTLAVMRGLLVAGASVAPSPAVDKARAELQELLTIAERWEEKAHLCLEARQKHPPATLEAIIREAENIPVHLPNIQALKEALAKARAWIADVDEIQNGDHYPCLDDLEGLVAVGRDLPVGLEELRQLELQVLTAHSWREKASKTFLKKNSCYTLLEVLCPCADAGSDSTKRSRWMEKELGLYKSDTELLGLSAQDLRDPGSVIVAFKEGEQKEKEGILQLRRTNSAKPSPLSSLTTASSATSICVCGQVPAGVGALQCDLCQDWFHGRCVSVPRLLSSPRSSPISSPLLAWWEWDTKFLCPLCMRSRRPRLETILALLVALQRLPVRLPEGEALQCLTERAISWQGRARQALASEDVTALLRRLAELHQLVQAEPRLEEPPTYPSVPASDPLREGSGKDMPKVQGLLENGDSVTSPEKVALGEGSDLELLSSLLPQLTGPMLELPEATRAPLEELMMEGDLLEVTLDENHSIWQLLQAGKPPDLERIRTLLELEKAEHHGSRARGRALEKRRRRKVDRGGEGDDPAREELEPKRVRSSGPEAEEAQEEEELEEETGGEGPIPPLPTTGSPIPQENQNGLEPGLAASSGFSATFSTLTPQLHMASSQQPPQQQL from the exons GCCCAGACAAGAGTGAAGCTGAACTACTTGGATCAGATTGCCAAATTCTGGGAAATCCAGGGCTCCTCCTTAAAGATTCCCAATGTAGAACGGCGGATCTTGGACCTCTACAGCCTCAGCAAA ATCGTGGTGGAGGAAGGTGGTTATGAAGCCATCTGCAAGGACCGTCGGTGGGCCCGTGTGGCCCAGCGCCTCAACTACCCACCAGGGAAAAACATTGGCTCCCTGCTGCGTTCCCACTATGAACGCATCATTTATCCCTATGAGATGTACCAGTCTGGAGCCAACCTTGTG CAGTGTAACACACGTCCATTTGATAATGAGGAGAAGGACAAGGAATACAAACCCCACAGCATCCCCCTTCGACAGTCTGTGCAGCCTTCCAAGTTCAACAGCTATGGCCGGCGGGCCAAGAGATTGCAGCCTGAT ccggAACCCACAGAGGAAGACATTGAAAAGAATCCAGAGCTGAAGAAGCTACAGATCTATGGGGCCGGTCCCAAGATGATGGGCCTGGGCCTCATGGCCAAGGATAAGACTCTGCGGAAGAAAG ATAAGGAAGGGCCTGAGTGTCCCCCCACTGTGGTGGTGAAGGAGGAGCCTGGAGGGGATGTGAAGGTGGAGTCAACCTCACCTAAGACCTTCCTGGAGAGCAAGGAGGAGCTGAGTCACAGCCCAGAGCCCTGCACCAAAATGACGATGAGACTGCGGAGGAACCACAGCAATGCCCAATTT ATCGAGTCATATATATGCCGGATGTGTTCCCGAGGGGATGAAGATGACAAGCTCTTGCTATGTGATGGCTGTGATGACAACTACCACATTTTCTGCCTGCTGCCTCCTCTACCTGAGATCCCCAAGGGTGTCTGGCGGTGCCCAAAGTGTGTCATGGCG GAGTGTAAGCGGCCCCCTGAAGCCTTTGGCTTTGAGCAGGCTACCCGGGAATACACTCTGCAGAGCTTTGGCGAGATGGCTGACTCCTTTAAAGCTGACTACTTCAACATGCCCGTGCAC ATGGTGCCCACAGAACTTGTGGAGAAAGAGTTCTGGCGGCTGGTGAATAGCATTGAAGAAGATGTGACTGTTGAGTATGGGGCTGACATCCATTCCAAAGAATTTGGCAGTGGTTTCCCTGTCAGTGACAGTAAGCGGCATCTAACTCCTGAGGAGGAG GAGTATGCTACCAGTGGTTGGAACCTGAATGTTATGCCGGTGTTGGAGCAGTCTGTACTGTGCCACATCAATGCAGATATCTCAGGCATGAAGGTGCCCTGGCTCTATGTGGGCATGGTCTTCTCAGCATTTTGCTGGCATATTGAAGATCACTGGAGTTACTCCATTAACTACCTCCACTG GGGTGAGCCAAAGACCTGGTATGGGGTACCCTCGCTTGCAGCTGAACAtttggaagaagtgatgaagaagCTGACACCTGAGCTGTTTGATAGCCAGCCTGACCTCTTGCACCAACTTGTCACCCTCATGAATCCCAACACCCTCATGTCCCATGGTGTGCCG GTTGTCCGCACAAACCAGTGTGCAGGAGAATTTGTTATCACCTTCCCCCGTGCTTACCACAGTGGCTTCAACCAAGGCTACAACTTTGCTGAGGCTGTCAACTTTTGCACTGCTGACTGG CTGCCTGCTGGGCGCCAGTGCATTGAGCACTACCGCCGGCTCCGCAGATACTGCGTCTTCTCCCATGAGGAGCTCATCTGCAAGATGGCTGCCTGCCCAGAGAAGCTGGACCTGAACCTGGCAGCAGCTGTGCATAAGGAGATGTTCATCATGGTGCAAGAAGAGCGGCGTCTACGAAAGGCCCTGCTGGAGAAG GGCATCACGGAGGCTGAACGAGAGGCTTTTGAGCTGCTCCCAGATGATGAGCGCCAGTGCATCAAGTGCAAGACCACTTGTTTCTTATCAGCCCTGGCCTGCTATGACTGCCCAGATGGCCTCGTCTGCCTTTCCCACATCAATGACCTCTGCAAGTGCTCTAGTAGCCGGCAGTACCTGCG GTATCGGTATACCTTAGATGAACTGCCTGCCATGCTCCATAAGCTGAAGGTTCGGGCTGAGTCCTTTGACACCTGGGCCAACAAAGTGCGAGTGGCTCTGGAGGTGGAGGATGGGCGGAAGCGCA GCCTTGAAGAGCTGAGAGCACTAGAGTCTGAGGCCCGTGAGCGAAGATTTCCTAACAGTGAGCTGCTACAACGACTGAAGAACTGCCTGAGTGAAGCAGAGGCTTGCGTGTCCCGGGCTCTGGGACTGGTCAGCGGCCAGGAAGCTGG CCCCTACAGGGTGGCTGGTCTACAAATGACCCTGGCTGAGCTCCGGACCTTTCTGGACCAGATGAACAACCTGCCTTGTGCCATGCACCAGATTGGGGATGTCAAG GGTTTTCTGGAACAGGTGGAAGCATACCAAACTGAAGCCTGTGAGGCCTTGGCCTCACTGCCCTCTAGTCCAGGGCTGCTGCAGTCCCTGTTGGAGAGGGGGCAGAGGCTGGGGGTAGAGGTACCTGAGACCCAGCAGCTCCAAAGGCAGGTGGAACAAGCGCGATGGCTGGATGAGGTGAAACGCACGCTGGCCCCCTCAGCCCGAAGGGGCACCCTGGCTGTCATGCGGGGACTGTTGGTTGCGGGCGCCAGTGTAGCCCCTAGCCCTGCTGTGGATAAGGCCCGGGCTGAGTTGCAGGAGCTGCTGACCATAGCTGAACGCTGGGAGGAGAAGGCCCATCTCTGTCTGGAGGCCAG GCAGAAGCATCCACCGGCCACTCTGGAGGCCATAATCCGTgaggcagaaaacatccctgttCACCTGCCCAACATCCAGGCTCTCAAGGAGGCTCTTGCTAAGGCCCGGGCCTGGATTGCTGATGTGGATGAGATCCAA AATGGTGACCACTATCCCTGCTTGGATGActtggaaggcctggtggctgtgggcCGGGACTTACCCGTGGGGCTGGAGGAGCTGAGACAGCTAGAGCTGCAGGTACTGACAGCACACTCGTGGAGGGAGAAGGCCTCCAAGACCTTCCTCAAGAAGAATTCTTGCTACACGCTGCTGGAG GTTCTTTGCCCATGTGCAGACGCTGGCTCAGACAGCACCAAACGAAGCCGGTGGATGGAGAAGGAGTTGGGGTTGTACAAATCTGACACAGAGCTGCTGGGGCTGTCTGCGCAGGacctcagggacccaggctctgTG ATTGTGGCCTTCAAGGAGGGGGAACAGAAGGAGAAGGAGGGTATCCTGCAGCTGCGTCGCACCAACTCAGCCAAGCCCAGTCCACTGTCATCGTTGACCACAGCTTCCTCTGCAACCTCCATCTGTGTGTGTGGGCAGGTGCCGGCTGGGGTGGGAGCTCTGCAGTGTGACCTATGTCAGGACTGGTTCCATGGGCGATGTGTATCGGTGCCGCGCCTCCTCAGCTCCCCGAGGTCCAGTCCCATCTCATCCCCACTACTGGCCTGGTGGGAGTGGGACACCAAATTCCTGTGTCCACTGTGCATGCGCTCACGGCGCCCACGCCTAGAGACCATCCTGGCACTGCTAGTAGCCCTGCAGAGACTGCCTGTGCGGCTGCCTGAGGGTGAAGCTCTACAGTGCCTCACAGAGAGGGCCATCAGCTGGCAAGGCCGTGCCAGGCAGGCTCTGGCCTCTGAGGATGTGACTGCCTTGTTGAGACGGCTGGCTGAGCTTCATCAGTTGGTGCAAGCTGAACccaggctggaggaaccccctaCCTATCCTTCAGTTCCTGCTTCTGACCCTCTCAGAGAGGGCAGCGGCAAGGATATGCCTAAG GTCCAGGGGTTGCTAGAAAACGGAGACAGTGTGACCAGTCCTGAGAAGGTAGCCCTGGGGGAGGGCTCAG ACTTGGAGTTGCTGTCCTCGCTGTTACCACAGTTGACTGGGCCCATGTTGGAGCTGCCTGAGGCAACCCGGGCCCCCCTGGAAGAGCTCATGATGGAGGGGGACCTGCTTGAGGTGACTCTGGATGAGAACCACAGCATCTGGCAGCTTCTACAGGCTGGGAAGCCTCCTGACTTGGAGCGGATCCGCACACTTTTGGAG CTGGAGAAGGCAGAGCATCATGGGAGTCGGGCACGGGGCCGGGCCCTGGAGAAGCGGCGGCGGAGGAAGGTGGATCGGGGTGGGGAGGGTGATGACCCAGCCCGAGAGGAGCTAGAGCCAAAGAGGGTACGGAGCTCAGGGCCAGAGGCTGAGGAGGcccaggaggaagaagagctggAGGAGGAGACTGGGGGTGAGggtcccatccctcccctccccaccactgGCAGCCCCATCCCCCAGGAGAACCAGAATGGCTTGGAGCCGGGGCTAGCGGCCAGTTCAGGCTTCTCTGCCACTTTCTCCACTCTGACTCCCCAGCTGCATATGGCCAGCTCACAACAGCCGCCTCAGCAACAGTTGTGA
- the KDM5C gene encoding lysine-specific demethylase 5C isoform X10 codes for MEPGSDDFLPPPECPVFEPSWAEFRDPLGYIAKIRPIAEKSGICKIRPPADWQPPFAVEVDNFRFTPRIQRLNELEAQTRVKLNYLDQIAKFWEIQGSSLKIPNVERRILDLYSLSKIVVEEGGYEAICKDRRWARVAQRLNYPPGKNIGSLLRSHYERIIYPYEMYQSGANLVQCNTRPFDNEEKDKEYKPHSIPLRQSVQPSKFNSYGRRAKRLQPDPEPTEEDIEKNPELKKLQIYGAGPKMMGLGLMAKDKTLRKKDKEGPECPPTVVVKEEPGGDVKVESTSPKTFLESKEELSHSPEPCTKMTMRLRRNHSNAQFIESYICRMCSRGDEDDKLLLCDGCDDNYHIFCLLPPLPEIPKGVWRCPKCVMAECKRPPEAFGFEQATREYTLQSFGEMADSFKADYFNMPVHMVPTELVEKEFWRLVNSIEEDVTVEYGADIHSKEFGSGFPVSDSKRHLTPEEEEYATSGWNLNVMPVLEQSVLCHINADISGMKVPWLYVGMVFSAFCWHIEDHWSYSINYLHWGEPKTWYGVPSLAAEHLEEVMKKLTPELFDSQPDLLHQLVTLMNPNTLMSHGVPVVRTNQCAGEFVITFPRAYHSGFNQGYNFAEAVNFCTADWLPAGRQCIEHYRRLRRYCVFSHEELICKMAACPEKLDLNLAAAVHKEMFIMVQEERRLRKALLEKGITEAEREAFELLPDDERQCIKCKTTCFLSALACYDCPDGLVCLSHINDLCKCSSSRQYLRYRYTLDELPAMLHKLKVRAESFDTWANKVRVALEVEDGRKRSLEELRALESEARERRFPNSELLQRLKNCLSEAEACVSRALGLVSGQEAGPYRVAGLQMTLAELRTFLDQMNNLPCAMHQIGDVKGFLEQVEAYQTEACEALASLPSSPGLLQSLLERGQRLGVEVPETQQLQRQVEQARWLDEVKRTLAPSARRGTLAVMRGLLVAGASVAPSPAVDKARAELQELLTIAERWEEKAHLCLEARQKHPPATLEAIIREAENIPVHLPNIQALKEALAKARAWIADVDEIQNGDHYPCLDDLEGLVAVGRDLPVGLEELRQLELQVLTAHSWREKASKTFLKKNSCYTLLEVLCPCADAGSDSTKRSRWMEKELGLYKSDTELLGLSAQDLRDPGSVIVAFKEGEQKEKEGILQLRRTNSAKPSPLSSLTTASSATSICVCGQVPAGVGALQCDLCQDWFHGRCVSVPRLLSSPRSSPISSPLLAWWEWDTKFLCPLCMRSRRPRLETILALLVALQRLPVRLPEGEALQCLTERAISWQGRARQALASEDVTALLRRLAELHQLVQAEPRLEEPPTYPSVPASDPLREGSGKDMPKSPLTLPPCHSASEPRPEEPPTYPSVPASDPLREGSGKDMPKISR; via the exons GCCCAGACAAGAGTGAAGCTGAACTACTTGGATCAGATTGCCAAATTCTGGGAAATCCAGGGCTCCTCCTTAAAGATTCCCAATGTAGAACGGCGGATCTTGGACCTCTACAGCCTCAGCAAA ATCGTGGTGGAGGAAGGTGGTTATGAAGCCATCTGCAAGGACCGTCGGTGGGCCCGTGTGGCCCAGCGCCTCAACTACCCACCAGGGAAAAACATTGGCTCCCTGCTGCGTTCCCACTATGAACGCATCATTTATCCCTATGAGATGTACCAGTCTGGAGCCAACCTTGTG CAGTGTAACACACGTCCATTTGATAATGAGGAGAAGGACAAGGAATACAAACCCCACAGCATCCCCCTTCGACAGTCTGTGCAGCCTTCCAAGTTCAACAGCTATGGCCGGCGGGCCAAGAGATTGCAGCCTGAT ccggAACCCACAGAGGAAGACATTGAAAAGAATCCAGAGCTGAAGAAGCTACAGATCTATGGGGCCGGTCCCAAGATGATGGGCCTGGGCCTCATGGCCAAGGATAAGACTCTGCGGAAGAAAG ATAAGGAAGGGCCTGAGTGTCCCCCCACTGTGGTGGTGAAGGAGGAGCCTGGAGGGGATGTGAAGGTGGAGTCAACCTCACCTAAGACCTTCCTGGAGAGCAAGGAGGAGCTGAGTCACAGCCCAGAGCCCTGCACCAAAATGACGATGAGACTGCGGAGGAACCACAGCAATGCCCAATTT ATCGAGTCATATATATGCCGGATGTGTTCCCGAGGGGATGAAGATGACAAGCTCTTGCTATGTGATGGCTGTGATGACAACTACCACATTTTCTGCCTGCTGCCTCCTCTACCTGAGATCCCCAAGGGTGTCTGGCGGTGCCCAAAGTGTGTCATGGCG GAGTGTAAGCGGCCCCCTGAAGCCTTTGGCTTTGAGCAGGCTACCCGGGAATACACTCTGCAGAGCTTTGGCGAGATGGCTGACTCCTTTAAAGCTGACTACTTCAACATGCCCGTGCAC ATGGTGCCCACAGAACTTGTGGAGAAAGAGTTCTGGCGGCTGGTGAATAGCATTGAAGAAGATGTGACTGTTGAGTATGGGGCTGACATCCATTCCAAAGAATTTGGCAGTGGTTTCCCTGTCAGTGACAGTAAGCGGCATCTAACTCCTGAGGAGGAG GAGTATGCTACCAGTGGTTGGAACCTGAATGTTATGCCGGTGTTGGAGCAGTCTGTACTGTGCCACATCAATGCAGATATCTCAGGCATGAAGGTGCCCTGGCTCTATGTGGGCATGGTCTTCTCAGCATTTTGCTGGCATATTGAAGATCACTGGAGTTACTCCATTAACTACCTCCACTG GGGTGAGCCAAAGACCTGGTATGGGGTACCCTCGCTTGCAGCTGAACAtttggaagaagtgatgaagaagCTGACACCTGAGCTGTTTGATAGCCAGCCTGACCTCTTGCACCAACTTGTCACCCTCATGAATCCCAACACCCTCATGTCCCATGGTGTGCCG GTTGTCCGCACAAACCAGTGTGCAGGAGAATTTGTTATCACCTTCCCCCGTGCTTACCACAGTGGCTTCAACCAAGGCTACAACTTTGCTGAGGCTGTCAACTTTTGCACTGCTGACTGG CTGCCTGCTGGGCGCCAGTGCATTGAGCACTACCGCCGGCTCCGCAGATACTGCGTCTTCTCCCATGAGGAGCTCATCTGCAAGATGGCTGCCTGCCCAGAGAAGCTGGACCTGAACCTGGCAGCAGCTGTGCATAAGGAGATGTTCATCATGGTGCAAGAAGAGCGGCGTCTACGAAAGGCCCTGCTGGAGAAG GGCATCACGGAGGCTGAACGAGAGGCTTTTGAGCTGCTCCCAGATGATGAGCGCCAGTGCATCAAGTGCAAGACCACTTGTTTCTTATCAGCCCTGGCCTGCTATGACTGCCCAGATGGCCTCGTCTGCCTTTCCCACATCAATGACCTCTGCAAGTGCTCTAGTAGCCGGCAGTACCTGCG GTATCGGTATACCTTAGATGAACTGCCTGCCATGCTCCATAAGCTGAAGGTTCGGGCTGAGTCCTTTGACACCTGGGCCAACAAAGTGCGAGTGGCTCTGGAGGTGGAGGATGGGCGGAAGCGCA GCCTTGAAGAGCTGAGAGCACTAGAGTCTGAGGCCCGTGAGCGAAGATTTCCTAACAGTGAGCTGCTACAACGACTGAAGAACTGCCTGAGTGAAGCAGAGGCTTGCGTGTCCCGGGCTCTGGGACTGGTCAGCGGCCAGGAAGCTGG CCCCTACAGGGTGGCTGGTCTACAAATGACCCTGGCTGAGCTCCGGACCTTTCTGGACCAGATGAACAACCTGCCTTGTGCCATGCACCAGATTGGGGATGTCAAG GGTTTTCTGGAACAGGTGGAAGCATACCAAACTGAAGCCTGTGAGGCCTTGGCCTCACTGCCCTCTAGTCCAGGGCTGCTGCAGTCCCTGTTGGAGAGGGGGCAGAGGCTGGGGGTAGAGGTACCTGAGACCCAGCAGCTCCAAAGGCAGGTGGAACAAGCGCGATGGCTGGATGAGGTGAAACGCACGCTGGCCCCCTCAGCCCGAAGGGGCACCCTGGCTGTCATGCGGGGACTGTTGGTTGCGGGCGCCAGTGTAGCCCCTAGCCCTGCTGTGGATAAGGCCCGGGCTGAGTTGCAGGAGCTGCTGACCATAGCTGAACGCTGGGAGGAGAAGGCCCATCTCTGTCTGGAGGCCAG GCAGAAGCATCCACCGGCCACTCTGGAGGCCATAATCCGTgaggcagaaaacatccctgttCACCTGCCCAACATCCAGGCTCTCAAGGAGGCTCTTGCTAAGGCCCGGGCCTGGATTGCTGATGTGGATGAGATCCAA AATGGTGACCACTATCCCTGCTTGGATGActtggaaggcctggtggctgtgggcCGGGACTTACCCGTGGGGCTGGAGGAGCTGAGACAGCTAGAGCTGCAGGTACTGACAGCACACTCGTGGAGGGAGAAGGCCTCCAAGACCTTCCTCAAGAAGAATTCTTGCTACACGCTGCTGGAG GTTCTTTGCCCATGTGCAGACGCTGGCTCAGACAGCACCAAACGAAGCCGGTGGATGGAGAAGGAGTTGGGGTTGTACAAATCTGACACAGAGCTGCTGGGGCTGTCTGCGCAGGacctcagggacccaggctctgTG ATTGTGGCCTTCAAGGAGGGGGAACAGAAGGAGAAGGAGGGTATCCTGCAGCTGCGTCGCACCAACTCAGCCAAGCCCAGTCCACTGTCATCGTTGACCACAGCTTCCTCTGCAACCTCCATCTGTGTGTGTGGGCAGGTGCCGGCTGGGGTGGGAGCTCTGCAGTGTGACCTATGTCAGGACTGGTTCCATGGGCGATGTGTATCGGTGCCGCGCCTCCTCAGCTCCCCGAGGTCCAGTCCCATCTCATCCCCACTACTGGCCTGGTGGGAGTGGGACACCAAATTCCTGTGTCCACTGTGCATGCGCTCACGGCGCCCACGCCTAGAGACCATCCTGGCACTGCTAGTAGCCCTGCAGAGACTGCCTGTGCGGCTGCCTGAGGGTGAAGCTCTACAGTGCCTCACAGAGAGGGCCATCAGCTGGCAAGGCCGTGCCAGGCAGGCTCTGGCCTCTGAGGATGTGACTGCCTTGTTGAGACGGCTGGCTGAGCTTCATCAGTTGGTGCAAGCTGAACccaggctggaggaaccccctaCCTATCCTTCAGTTCCTGCTTCTGACCCTCTCAGAGAGGGCAGCGGCAAGGATATGCCTAAG TCTCCTTTGACCCTGCCTCCCTGCCATTCTGCATCTGAACCCAGGCCGGAGGAACCCCCCACCTACCCTTCAGTCCCTGCCTCTGACCCTCTCAGAGAGGGCAGTGGCAAGGATATGCCTAAG ATCTCCAGATGA